One genomic window of Glycine soja cultivar W05 chromosome 9, ASM419377v2, whole genome shotgun sequence includes the following:
- the LOC114368049 gene encoding uncharacterized protein LOC114368049: MIPFAHPNPGMASRNNYNRATAETVFAAANAIVAAESRVQPTDAPKKRWGGCWSQYWCFGSCKSSKSSKRIGHAVLVPEPAAPTGPAAAAAAPNPSAAIVMPFIAPPSSPASFLQSDPPSGIQSPPGLLSLSALAANAYSSGGPASMFTIGPYAYETQLVSPPVFSAFTTEPSTAPYTPPPESVQQTTPSSPDVPFAQLLASSLDRARKSNGNHKFPLYNYEFHPYQQYPGSPGGQLISPGSAFSTSGTSTPFPDRPPTLEFPFPKGETPRILGFEHFSTRRWGSRLGSGSLTPDGAWQGSRLGSGSLTPDGIGLASRLGSGCVTPDGLGLESRLGSGCLTPDSAGPINQNNISVQNQISKEATLADTDNGHSSNATLIDHRVSFELTGEDVARCLANKTGVLLRNMSGSSQGILSKDPVDRERVQKDTDTCTEKTDDKPDNSVGGEQCLHKQNSVNSSKEFNFDNRKGDVSVTAGSGSEWWTNRKVAGKEGRSANSWAFFPMLQSEMN; this comes from the exons ATGATCCCTTTCGCGCATCCGAATCCCGGCATGGCAAGCCGCAACAACTACAACCGCGCCACCGCCGAGACGGTTTTCGCCGCCGCCAACGCCATCGTCGCCGCCGAATCCAGAGTCCAACCCACCGACGCGCCG AAAAAACGTTGGGGAGGCTGCTGGAGCCAATATTGGTGTTTTGGATCTTGTAAGAGCAGTAAAAGCAGCAAGCGAATTGGCCATGCTGTCCTTGTTCCAGAACCTGCTGCTCCAACAGGTCCAGCAGCTGCTGCTGCTGCACCAAATCCTTCAGCCGCCATTGTAATGCCGTTCATTGCCCCTCCATCTTCTCCTGCATCTTTTCTTCAATCTGATCCACCATCTGGTATTCAATCACCGCCTGGATTACTTTCACTCTCTGCTCTTGCGGCCAATGCTTACTCTTCTGGTGGTCCTGCATCCATGTTCACCATTGGTCCATATGCCTATGAGACCCAGTTAGTTTCTCCACCTGTATTTTCAGCCTTCACAACTGAACCGTCCACTGCTCCTTATACTCCCCCACCAGAATCTGTGCAGCAAACGACACCTTCATCCCCTGACGTTCCATTTGCTCAGTTGTTGGCATCTTCACTGGACCGGGCTCGTAAAAGTAATGGGAATCATAAGTTTCCATTATACAATTATGAATTTCATCCTTATCAACAATATCCTGGAAGCCCAGGTGGCCAGCTCATATCACCGGGATCAGCATTTTCAACTTCTGGTACTTCAACCCCATTCCCTGATAGACCCCCTACTCTTGAATTCCCCTTTCCCAAAGGGGAAACACCAAGGATCTTGGGTTTTGAACACTTCTCCACTCGAAGATGGGGTTCAAGACTAGGATCTGGGTCGTTGACGCCAGACGGTGCATGGCAAGGTTCAAGACTAGGCTCGGGATCGTTGACTCCTGATGGTATTGGGCTTGCTTCACGATTAGGCTCTGGGTGTGTGACACCTGATGGTCTGGGGCTGGAATCCAGGTTAGGTTCTGGCTGTTTGACACCTGACAGTGCTGGGCCAATCAATCAAAACAACATCTCTGTGCAAAACCAGATATCTAAGGAAGCAACTCTTGCAGATACGGACAATGGACATTCAAGTAATGCAACATTGATTGATCACAgagtttcatttgaattaaccGGGGAAGATGTTGCCCGCTGTCTTGCTAATAAAACCGGGGTATTGCTTCGAAACATGTCAGGGTCTTCACAAGGTATACTTTCCAAAGACCCTGTTGACAGAGAAAGGGTGCAAAAAGACACTGATACATGTACAGAGAAAACCGATGATAAGCCTGACAATTCTGTAGGAGGAGAGCAATGCCTTCACAAGCAAAATTCTGTAAATTCTTCCAAAGAATTCAATTTTGACAACCGGAAAGGTGATGTTTCTGTTACTGCTGGCAGTGGCTCTGAGTGGTGGACTAACAGGAAGGTTGCTGGGAAGGAAGGTAGATCAGCCAACAGTTGGGCTTTCTTCCCAATGTTACAGTCAGAAATGAACTGA
- the LOC114367062 gene encoding silicon efflux transporter LSI2-like isoform X1, with protein sequence MALAPVPKLVLGSVAFAIFWVLAVFPAVPFLPIGRTAGSLLGAMLMVIFRVISPDQAYEAIDLPILGLLFGTMVVSVYLERADMFKYIGKLLSWKSRGAKDLLCRICVISAVSSALFTNDTACVVLTEFILKIAKQHNLPPHPLLLALATSSNIGSAATPIGNPQNLVIAVEGRISFGQFLFGILPAMLVGVVVNAFILLAMYWKVLSIQKDEEDPVAEYAAEEEVNSHQFSPATMSHFNSLNSQEWNTRIDGFNIPNSPQVQTLRNQSAVSHGEIDRVLDSTRNSNASKEETNGMPSLTKEETNGSPSKADAILDKPVEADLLLTSETKDYRSVRWKYVLWKSFVYIITLGMLIAMLLGLNMSWTAISAALALVVLDFQDARPSLEKVSYSLLIFFCGMFITVDGFNKTGIPGALWDVMEPYSQVDRASGVAILALVILILSNVASNVPTVLLLGGPVAASAAAISQEDEKKAWLILAWASTVAGNLSLLGSAANLIVCEQARRAPNIAYTLTFWNHLKFGLPSTLIITAIGLTLIR encoded by the exons ATGGCACTAGCACCTGTTCCAAAACTTGTCCTGGGTTCAGTTGCCTTCGCAATCTTCTGGGTGTTAGCAGTTTTCCCTGCTGTGCCTTTTCTTCCCATTGGGAGAACTGCAGGATCCCTGCTAGGTGCAATGCTTATGGTAATTTTCCGAGTTATTAGTCCAGATCAAGCCTATGAAGCAATTGATCTTCCTATTCTTGGTCTTCTTTTTGGCACAATGGTTGTCAGTGTTTACCTTGAAAGAGCTGACATGTTCAAATACATAGGGAAATTGCTCTCTTGGAAAAGTAGAGGAGCAAAGGACTTGCTCTGCAGAATCTGTGTGATATCTGCTGTCTCCAGTGCACTCTTCACGAACGATACTGCTTGCGTCGTTCTGACAGAGTTCATATTGAAAATTGCAAAGCAGCATAACCTCCCACCACATCCTTTACTACTTGCACTTGCTACAAGTTCAAATATTGGGTCTGCAGCAACTCCAATTGGCAACCCCCAAAATCTTGTTATAGCTGTTGAGGGTAGAATATCATTTGGACAGTTTCTATTTGGTATTCTTCCAGCTATGCTTGTAGGGGTTGTAGTGAATGCTTTTATTCTTTTGGCTATGTATTGGAAGGTGTTGTCTATTCAGAAAGATGAAGAGGATCCAGTGGCAGAATATGCAGCAGAGGAAGAGGTTAATTCTCATCAGTTCTCTCCAGCCACAATGTCTCATTTCAACTCCCTTAATTCTCAAGAATGGAACACGCGCATAGACGGTTTTAACATTCCAAATTCCCCTCAAGTTCAGACTCTAAGAAACCAATCAGCTGTGAGTCATGGCGAAATTGACAGGGTTTTAGATTCCACAAGAAACTCAAATGCATCAAAGGAGGAGACAAATGGTATGCCTTCTCTGACAAAGGAGGAAACAAATGGTAGTCCTTCAAAAGCTGATGCAATTCTAGATAAACCAGTAGAAGCAGATCTCTTGCTCACTTCAGAAACAAAGGACTATAGAAGTGTAAGATGGAAATATGTACTGTGGAAGTCCTTTGTTTACATAATCACATTAGGAATGCTGATTGCAATGCTTCTAGGTTTGAATATGTCATGGACTGCTATTTCAGCTGCACTAGCTTTGGTAGTTCTTGATTTCCAAGATGCTAGGCCAAGCTTAGAGAAG GTTTCTTATTCACTCTTGATATTCTTTTGTGGAATGTTCATCACAGTAGATGGCTTCAACAAAACTGGGATTCCAGGTGCTCTTTGGGATGTCATGGAGCCTTATTCTCAAGTAGATCGTGCCAGTGGAGTAGCAATACTTGCTCTAGTTATACTCATCCTATCAAATGTGGCTTCAAATGTACCAACTG TTCTATTGCTTGGAGGACCAGTTGCAGCCTCAGCTGCTGCAATTTCCCaagaggatgaaaaaaaagCATGGCTCATCTTGGCTTGGGCCAGCACAGTTGCAGGGAACCTTTCACTATTGGGATCAGCTGCTAACTTGATAGTGTGTGAACAAGCTCGCCGAGCCCCCAACATTGCATACACATTAACCTTCTGGAACCATCTGAAGTTTGGTCTTCCTTCCACCCTTATAATCACTGCTATTGGTTTGACACTCATAAGATGA
- the LOC114367062 gene encoding silicon efflux transporter LSI3-like isoform X2, whose protein sequence is MLVGVVVNAFILLAMYWKVLSIQKDEEDPVAEYAAEEEVNSHQFSPATMSHFNSLNSQEWNTRIDGFNIPNSPQVQTLRNQSAVSHGEIDRVLDSTRNSNASKEETNGMPSLTKEETNGSPSKADAILDKPVEADLLLTSETKDYRSVRWKYVLWKSFVYIITLGMLIAMLLGLNMSWTAISAALALVVLDFQDARPSLEKVSYSLLIFFCGMFITVDGFNKTGIPGALWDVMEPYSQVDRASGVAILALVILILSNVASNVPTVLLLGGPVAASAAAISQEDEKKAWLILAWASTVAGNLSLLGSAANLIVCEQARRAPNIAYTLTFWNHLKFGLPSTLIITAIGLTLIR, encoded by the exons ATGCTTGTAGGGGTTGTAGTGAATGCTTTTATTCTTTTGGCTATGTATTGGAAGGTGTTGTCTATTCAGAAAGATGAAGAGGATCCAGTGGCAGAATATGCAGCAGAGGAAGAGGTTAATTCTCATCAGTTCTCTCCAGCCACAATGTCTCATTTCAACTCCCTTAATTCTCAAGAATGGAACACGCGCATAGACGGTTTTAACATTCCAAATTCCCCTCAAGTTCAGACTCTAAGAAACCAATCAGCTGTGAGTCATGGCGAAATTGACAGGGTTTTAGATTCCACAAGAAACTCAAATGCATCAAAGGAGGAGACAAATGGTATGCCTTCTCTGACAAAGGAGGAAACAAATGGTAGTCCTTCAAAAGCTGATGCAATTCTAGATAAACCAGTAGAAGCAGATCTCTTGCTCACTTCAGAAACAAAGGACTATAGAAGTGTAAGATGGAAATATGTACTGTGGAAGTCCTTTGTTTACATAATCACATTAGGAATGCTGATTGCAATGCTTCTAGGTTTGAATATGTCATGGACTGCTATTTCAGCTGCACTAGCTTTGGTAGTTCTTGATTTCCAAGATGCTAGGCCAAGCTTAGAGAAG GTTTCTTATTCACTCTTGATATTCTTTTGTGGAATGTTCATCACAGTAGATGGCTTCAACAAAACTGGGATTCCAGGTGCTCTTTGGGATGTCATGGAGCCTTATTCTCAAGTAGATCGTGCCAGTGGAGTAGCAATACTTGCTCTAGTTATACTCATCCTATCAAATGTGGCTTCAAATGTACCAACTG TTCTATTGCTTGGAGGACCAGTTGCAGCCTCAGCTGCTGCAATTTCCCaagaggatgaaaaaaaagCATGGCTCATCTTGGCTTGGGCCAGCACAGTTGCAGGGAACCTTTCACTATTGGGATCAGCTGCTAACTTGATAGTGTGTGAACAAGCTCGCCGAGCCCCCAACATTGCATACACATTAACCTTCTGGAACCATCTGAAGTTTGGTCTTCCTTCCACCCTTATAATCACTGCTATTGGTTTGACACTCATAAGATGA